The following proteins are co-located in the Terriglobales bacterium genome:
- the tatC gene encoding twin-arginine translocase subunit TatC — translation MPKDLGDLTERAREEVTSRVELPGMSLLEHLEELRKRIIYSALAIFAGFCVCYWYHEQIYELMQRPITFALRNNHLDTQLVFTNPTDPFNMYLKMALIGGIFVASPAVLYQVWLFISPGLYKHEQRYVVPFMVATVGLFIAGGFFAYKMAFPAALNFLIGYSSQFKPMITIGEYTDLFLTLIVGMGIVFELPILVFFLALMGVVTAGWLWRNLRYSILIIFTIAAIVTPTTDITNMCLFAAPMIALYLISIGVAYLVHPSRRKARAKG, via the coding sequence ATGCCTAAAGACCTCGGAGACCTCACCGAACGAGCTCGTGAAGAGGTAACTAGCCGGGTGGAACTACCCGGCATGTCGCTTCTCGAGCACCTGGAAGAGCTGCGCAAGAGAATTATCTATTCGGCATTGGCGATCTTCGCGGGCTTCTGCGTTTGTTACTGGTATCACGAACAGATCTACGAGCTGATGCAGCGTCCGATCACCTTCGCTCTCAGGAACAACCATCTCGACACCCAGCTCGTATTCACGAACCCCACCGATCCGTTCAACATGTATCTGAAGATGGCGCTGATTGGCGGCATCTTTGTGGCTTCTCCCGCCGTTTTGTATCAAGTGTGGCTCTTCATTTCGCCGGGACTCTACAAACACGAACAGCGCTACGTAGTGCCATTTATGGTCGCCACCGTTGGATTGTTCATCGCTGGTGGCTTCTTCGCGTACAAAATGGCGTTTCCAGCCGCACTCAATTTCCTGATCGGATACAGCTCGCAGTTCAAGCCCATGATCACGATTGGGGAGTACACCGACCTGTTTCTTACACTGATCGTCGGGATGGGCATCGTTTTTGAACTGCCCATCCTCGTGTTTTTTCTAGCACTCATGGGAGTCGTTACTGCCGGATGGTTGTGGCGGAATTTGCGCTATTCGATCCTGATTATTTTTACGATTGCGGCGATTGTGACTCCCACGACTGATATTACGAACATGTGTTTGTTTGCCGCGCCCATGATTGCGCTGTATCTCATAAGTATCGGCGTGGCGTATCTTGTGCATCCCAGTCGGCGTAAGGCTCGCGCGAAGGGGTAG
- a CDS encoding alpha/beta hydrolase, which yields MRTFFRLVVSIAVVLLLTTALSAAEAADNPISSRAADVDGVSIHYMMAGQGPAVVLLHGFAETSLMWKPVIPALARGFTVIAPDLPGIGDSAIPKDGLDMKSAAVRMHALVRSLGFEKAEVVGHDIGLMVAYAYAAQFPAEVTKLVVMDAFLPGVGGWEEVYNNPAIWHFRFNGPTPEALVQGRERTYFEYFWNDLAANKTRSIPESDRRAYAAVYSRPGRMRAAWAYFVSFQQAAKDFAELSQTKLTMPVLAIGGEKSLGEVLANQMKLVATDVSAVVLNDTGHWVLEENPKETTTALQNFL from the coding sequence TTGCGAACGTTTTTCAGACTTGTTGTCTCTATCGCGGTTGTACTTCTTCTGACCACGGCATTGTCGGCAGCAGAGGCGGCAGACAATCCGATCTCCTCGCGCGCGGCCGACGTTGACGGCGTTTCAATTCACTACATGATGGCGGGCCAGGGTCCGGCGGTGGTTTTGCTGCATGGATTTGCTGAGACTTCGCTGATGTGGAAGCCGGTTATTCCAGCGCTCGCGCGGGGGTTTACGGTGATTGCGCCGGACCTGCCGGGGATTGGCGACTCTGCCATTCCCAAAGACGGACTGGATATGAAGTCGGCTGCGGTGCGCATGCATGCGCTGGTGCGGTCGCTGGGCTTTGAGAAGGCGGAAGTCGTGGGCCACGACATTGGGCTGATGGTTGCCTATGCCTATGCTGCACAGTTCCCCGCGGAAGTGACAAAGCTGGTGGTGATGGATGCCTTCCTGCCTGGCGTTGGCGGTTGGGAGGAGGTCTACAACAATCCGGCGATTTGGCATTTTCGCTTCAACGGTCCGACGCCCGAGGCGCTGGTGCAGGGACGCGAACGCACCTACTTCGAATATTTCTGGAATGATCTGGCGGCGAACAAGACGCGTTCGATTCCCGAATCGGACCGGCGGGCATATGCGGCGGTCTATTCGCGTCCGGGACGGATGCGGGCGGCGTGGGCGTATTTCGTGTCGTTCCAGCAGGCGGCGAAGGATTTTGCTGAACTCTCGCAGACTAAGCTAACAATGCCGGTGCTGGCCATCGGTGGAGAGAAGTCGCTGGGAGAGGTGCTGGCCAACCAGATGAAATTAGTTGCAACGGACGTGAGCGCTGTGGTGCTGAATGACACCGGTCATTGGGTGCTCGAGGAGAATCCGAAGGAGACGACGACGGCGTTGCAGAACTTTTTGTGA
- a CDS encoding TatA/E family twin arginine-targeting protein translocase: MNLGFPEMMFIFVLALILFGPKKLPEIGRQIGKGLAEFKRASREFQSQIEDEVRKLELETDLKNTIDPPVSLSNTVESQPPALTVGSSAPAAEPTVAPASTSEIAAAASEPDYTVTHSSSSDKAGSYRPDSAGNA, from the coding sequence ATGAACCTTGGTTTTCCTGAGATGATGTTTATCTTTGTGCTGGCTCTCATACTGTTTGGGCCAAAGAAGTTGCCGGAGATTGGCCGGCAAATCGGTAAGGGGTTGGCCGAATTCAAGCGGGCCAGCCGCGAGTTCCAGTCGCAAATCGAGGACGAGGTACGCAAGCTCGAGTTGGAAACGGATTTGAAAAACACCATCGACCCCCCAGTGTCCCTTTCCAACACCGTCGAATCGCAGCCTCCGGCGCTGACTGTGGGTTCCTCCGCGCCAGCCGCTGAACCCACCGTTGCCCCTGCCTCAACGTCAGAGATTGCTGCCGCTGCCTCAGAGCCGGACTACACCGTGACGCACTCGTCTTCCTCTGACAAGGCGGGGTCCTACAGACCTGATTCGGCAGGAAATGCCTAA
- a CDS encoding S41 family peptidase: MGAVFGQRSSAAEGSSDGEIRDNIKEFTQIYDVVEKNYAEPVNPDKAIYNGAIPGMLRVLDPHSNFFDPKQYALLREDQRGKYYGVGMSVGPRNNKVIVIAPFVGTPAYKAGIRPGDVIAAVDGKPTDNMTTSEVADLLKGQKGTTVHITIIREGADKPIEFTVVRDEIPRYSVDLAFEIRPGIGYMHVNGFTETTEHEVAQGLEKFQQQGELKGLILDLRQNPGGLLSEGVGVADKFLHKGQVIVSHHGRNSPEKIYRAAHGNGGKDYPLVVLVNRGTASAAEIVSGAIQDHDRGLVVGESTFGKGLVQTVYPLGENTGLALTTAKYYTPSGRLIQREYNGVSLYDYYYNHDDQTNSNVGKEIKLTDSGRTVYGGGGITPDVKFPQPKPNRFQDELLQHYAFFNFAKHYLFNRHVGKDFQVNDAVLQEFRKYLDGEKIAYTEADLVGVQDWIASHIKAELFVSEFGQQEGLKVQAETDPQILKALELLPQARELADNARHIIAERTSARATSSSSSGATAAAQPQ, encoded by the coding sequence ATGGGTGCCGTATTCGGACAGCGCAGCTCGGCTGCAGAGGGTTCGTCTGACGGTGAAATCCGCGACAACATCAAGGAATTCACCCAGATTTACGACGTCGTAGAGAAGAACTACGCGGAGCCGGTGAATCCCGACAAGGCGATTTACAACGGCGCCATCCCCGGAATGCTGCGCGTTCTCGATCCGCACTCGAACTTCTTCGACCCCAAGCAGTACGCGCTTCTCCGCGAGGATCAGCGTGGCAAGTACTACGGCGTCGGAATGTCAGTCGGACCGCGCAACAACAAAGTCATCGTGATCGCGCCCTTCGTGGGCACGCCGGCTTACAAGGCTGGGATTCGCCCCGGTGACGTAATCGCTGCCGTCGATGGCAAGCCCACCGACAATATGACCACCAGCGAAGTTGCCGATCTGCTCAAAGGCCAGAAAGGGACCACAGTCCACATCACCATCATTCGCGAAGGCGCCGACAAGCCGATCGAATTCACGGTAGTGCGCGACGAAATTCCCCGCTACAGCGTCGATCTCGCATTTGAGATCCGTCCGGGCATCGGCTACATGCACGTCAACGGATTCACCGAGACCACCGAGCACGAAGTTGCCCAGGGACTCGAGAAGTTCCAGCAGCAGGGTGAACTTAAAGGCCTGATCCTCGACCTGCGCCAGAACCCCGGCGGACTCCTCAGCGAGGGCGTTGGCGTCGCCGACAAGTTCCTGCACAAAGGACAAGTTATCGTCTCGCATCACGGACGTAATTCGCCTGAGAAGATCTATCGCGCCGCCCACGGCAACGGCGGCAAGGACTATCCGCTGGTCGTGCTGGTAAATCGTGGCACAGCGTCAGCCGCTGAGATCGTCAGCGGAGCCATCCAGGACCACGATCGCGGACTCGTAGTAGGCGAGAGCACTTTTGGCAAAGGACTGGTCCAGACCGTCTATCCGTTAGGCGAGAACACCGGCCTGGCGTTAACCACCGCCAAGTACTACACGCCCAGCGGACGCCTGATTCAGCGCGAGTACAACGGCGTCTCGCTCTACGACTACTACTACAACCACGACGACCAGACGAACTCCAACGTCGGCAAGGAAATCAAGCTCACCGACAGCGGACGCACCGTCTACGGCGGCGGCGGCATCACGCCCGACGTGAAGTTTCCGCAGCCGAAGCCGAACCGCTTCCAGGACGAACTCCTGCAGCACTACGCGTTCTTCAACTTCGCCAAGCACTACTTGTTCAATCGCCATGTCGGGAAAGACTTCCAGGTGAACGACGCCGTCCTCCAGGAATTCCGCAAGTACCTCGACGGTGAGAAGATCGCCTACACCGAAGCCGACCTGGTCGGCGTGCAGGACTGGATTGCATCGCACATCAAGGCAGAATTGTTCGTCTCCGAGTTTGGACAGCAGGAAGGCCTGAAGGTGCAGGCAGAGACAGATCCCCAGATCCTCAAGGCCCTGGAGCTTCTGCCCCAGGCCCGAGAACTTGCCGACAACGCGAGGCACATAATCGCCGAGCGCACCAGCGCGAGAGCAACATCCTCGTCGTCCTCAGGAGCCACTGCCGCAGCCCAACCGCAGTAG